One stretch of Halapricum desulfuricans DNA includes these proteins:
- a CDS encoding phosphatase PAP2 family protein gives MTPHPVQTSVLHGLEGDLVSLFQQVTHPAVTTLFVLVYVGLYPLLLGLTYVALKREPGSRHVRYALAYTAVILAATPLFYFAPVGVTGYAIGGVEPLLYEHSGIVGAAVTSIDTLQKAMPSLHLALAVTASLHAPRGYEFVSWSATSLIAISTLYLGIHWVSDLLVGGALAYGCYVALPVVQAHLEDSREPAPVDGVRGD, from the coding sequence GTGACGCCGCACCCAGTTCAGACGTCGGTACTGCACGGGCTCGAGGGGGATCTCGTCTCACTGTTCCAGCAGGTCACCCATCCCGCCGTCACGACGCTGTTCGTTCTCGTCTACGTCGGACTCTACCCGCTGCTGTTGGGGCTGACCTACGTCGCCCTCAAGCGCGAACCCGGCAGTCGACACGTCAGATACGCGCTGGCCTACACCGCCGTCATCCTGGCGGCGACGCCGCTGTTCTATTTCGCCCCTGTCGGTGTTACCGGCTATGCCATCGGGGGCGTCGAGCCGCTGCTGTACGAACACAGCGGCATCGTCGGCGCGGCCGTGACGAGCATCGATACGCTCCAGAAGGCGATGCCGAGTCTCCACCTTGCGCTCGCGGTAACGGCGTCGCTTCACGCCCCGCGGGGGTACGAGTTCGTCAGCTGGAGCGCCACCAGTCTCATCGCGATCTCGACGCTGTACCTCGGGATCCACTGGGTGAGCGACCTGCTCGTCGGCGGCGCGCTCGCGTACGGCTGTTACGTCGCGCTCCCGGTCGTGCAAGCGCACCTCGAAGACAGTCGGGAACCGGCACCTGTCGACGGCGTTCGAGGCGACTGA
- a CDS encoding FlaD/FlaE family flagellar protein, protein MTINPKDYDLEELRKMAHDRERGSVPDEEVPDAEPNLEWSELESGSAATDDGFRARLYRELMPLMAGDDTSKPYLSTLPEVQAAEFLLFEWLEFLLLHGGFRGAREALDYYESIDWITDDVESDLDEYLMGIEETGAGDGSQLDVDDHLLSLVYIAKLAAMQ, encoded by the coding sequence ATGACGATCAACCCCAAGGACTACGACCTCGAGGAGTTGCGGAAGATGGCCCACGACCGCGAACGAGGCTCGGTCCCCGACGAGGAGGTCCCGGACGCGGAGCCGAACCTCGAGTGGAGCGAGCTGGAGAGCGGGTCGGCCGCGACCGACGACGGGTTTCGAGCGCGCCTCTATCGGGAACTGATGCCGCTGATGGCCGGCGACGATACGTCAAAGCCCTATCTGTCGACGTTGCCGGAGGTTCAGGCCGCGGAGTTTCTGCTCTTCGAGTGGCTCGAGTTTCTTTTGCTCCACGGCGGGTTCCGGGGCGCACGGGAAGCGCTGGATTACTACGAGTCGATCGACTGGATAACCGACGACGTCGAGTCCGATCTGGACGAGTACCTGATGGGCATCGAGGAGACCGGTGCCGGCGACGGATCGCAACTGGACGTCGACGACCACCTGCTGAGTCTCGTCTACATCGCCAAGCTGGCCGCGATGCAGTGA
- a CDS encoding lycopene cyclase domain-containing protein, with amino-acid sequence MAIARHGAGPAPAIRALASQVHPVFMLPPVAVSLTGALLAARTEGTFAAGVAALHALAIFAAVYTAHVKDGYVDFFVRGEDDDHPLSVSGCRVALIAAGTVFAGTLAGLWATTGPVAVALTAPTWALGYFHAPQLDTGPISATGGYPVGIGLALLGGYAAQGGQFGPTVLGLAGVLVAVLLGIKVIDDAQDLAYDRSIDKRTVAVVLGPARARQLAYALLAAGSGLIVVLAAIGVFPTGSVMAAFAFGAVAAISRRAGPRVATMLLVRGAYVLLALLLVALWYRPFSGPLPADVGILGPYTYLATEVVFGIAALALLVRADALTRAARTIAVLYPVAYVWDWYTLEVGVFAIELRTGIDLLGIPVEEHLFMLVVPALVLGIHETLTSMDETPTDADR; translated from the coding sequence ATGGCGATCGCCCGCCACGGGGCCGGACCCGCCCCTGCGATCCGTGCGCTGGCGTCGCAGGTCCATCCCGTGTTCATGTTGCCGCCCGTTGCGGTCTCGCTGACCGGAGCGTTGCTCGCCGCTCGGACGGAGGGCACGTTCGCGGCCGGCGTCGCGGCACTGCACGCACTGGCGATTTTCGCGGCCGTCTACACGGCACACGTCAAGGACGGCTACGTCGATTTCTTCGTCCGTGGCGAGGACGACGACCACCCCCTCTCGGTGAGCGGCTGTCGTGTTGCACTGATCGCGGCCGGCACGGTATTCGCAGGCACTCTCGCGGGCCTGTGGGCGACGACCGGGCCCGTCGCCGTCGCGCTGACGGCACCGACCTGGGCGCTGGGGTACTTCCACGCACCGCAACTCGACACCGGGCCGATCTCGGCGACCGGGGGCTATCCCGTGGGGATCGGGCTGGCGCTGCTCGGCGGCTACGCCGCTCAGGGCGGGCAGTTCGGACCGACCGTCCTCGGGCTGGCCGGCGTGCTCGTCGCCGTCCTGCTCGGCATCAAGGTGATCGACGACGCCCAGGACCTGGCCTACGACCGTTCGATCGACAAGCGGACGGTCGCGGTCGTCCTCGGCCCGGCCCGTGCCCGACAGCTGGCGTATGCGCTGCTGGCAGCAGGTTCCGGTCTCATCGTCGTTCTGGCGGCTATCGGCGTGTTCCCCACCGGAAGCGTCATGGCCGCGTTCGCGTTCGGTGCCGTGGCGGCGATCAGCCGGCGAGCGGGACCGCGAGTGGCGACGATGCTGTTGGTCCGGGGCGCGTACGTCCTCCTTGCGTTGCTGCTGGTCGCGCTGTGGTATCGGCCGTTCTCCGGGCCGTTACCCGCCGACGTTGGGATTCTAGGCCCATACACCTATCTCGCGACCGAGGTCGTCTTCGGCATCGCGGCGCTGGCGTTGCTGGTCCGCGCCGACGCACTGACTCGGGCGGCCCGGACGATCGCGGTCCTGTACCCGGTCGCGTACGTCTGGGACTGGTACACGCTCGAAGTCGGCGTGTTCGCCATCGAGTTGCGTACCGGGATCGATCTCCTGGGGATTCCCGTCGAAGAGCATCTATTCATGCTCGTCGTGCCCGCGTTAGTGCTCGGTATCCACGAGACGCTAACGTCGATGGACGAGACGCCAACGGACGCCGATCGGTAG